In Arachis hypogaea cultivar Tifrunner chromosome 17, arahy.Tifrunner.gnm2.J5K5, whole genome shotgun sequence, a single window of DNA contains:
- the LOC112766116 gene encoding replication factor C subunit 2 produces MAPVMQSTQPWVEKYRPKQVKDVAHQEEVVRVLTNTLETGSCPHMLFYGPPGTGKTTTALAIAHQLFGPELYKSRVLELNASDDRGINVVRTKIKDFAAVAVGTIQHKGGYPCPPYKIIVLDEADSMTEDAQNALRRTMETYSKVTRFFFICNYISRIIEPLASRCAKFRFKPLSEEIMSNRILYICNEEGLNLDAKALSTLSSISQGDLRRAITYLQSAARLFGSSISSEDLISVSGVVPAEVVEAILKACKSGNFDSANKEVNNFIAEGYPASQILTQLFEAILEDDISDEQKARIAKKLGEADKCLVDGADEYLQLLDTVSTTMQAFCNMPEGFAYGS; encoded by the exons atggcgcCAGTCATGCAATCCACTCAGCCATGGGTCGAAAAATA CCGACCAAAACAAGTGAAAGACGTAGCTCACCAAGAAGAAGTTGTTCGTGTCCTCACCAACACTCTCGAAACTGGAAGC TGCCCCCACATGCTCTTCTATGGACCCCCCGGCACCGGAAAAACAACCACTGCTCTTGCAATAGCTCACCAGCTTTTCGG GCCTGAGCTTTACAAGTCTAGGGTGCTGGAGCTCAATGCAAGTGATGACCGTGGGATTAATGTTGTTCGCACCAAGATAAAGGATTTTGCAGCCGTCGCAGTTGGTACTATTCAGCACAAGGG TGGTTATCCTTGTCCACCATATAAGATTATTGTCTTGGATGAGGCAGATTCAATGACTGAAGATGCTCAG AATGCCCTGAGACGAACGATGGAAACTTACTCTAAAGTTACTCGGTTCTTTTTCATATGCAACTACATCAGCAG GATCATAGAACCACTGGCTTCAAGGTGTGCAAAATTCAGGTTCAAGCCATTGTCAGAAGAGATCATGAGCAACCGAATACTGTACATTTGCAATGAAGAAGGACTCAATCTTGATGCTAAG GCTCTTTCAACCCTGAGTTCTATCTCTCAAGGAGATCTTCGTCGGGCTATCACATACTTGCAG TCAGCGGCTCGATTATTTGGATCTTCCATTTCTTCAGAGGACCTGATTTCAGTATCTGGG GTTGTTCCAGCAGAGGTAGTGGAGGCAATTctgaaagcatgcaaaagtggaaattttGATTCAGCCAACAAGGAAGTAAACAATTTCATTGCAGAGGGATATCCAGCCTCTCAGATACTAACTCAG TTATTTGAGGCCATTCTTGAAGATGACATATCAGATGAACAGAAAGCAAGAATCGCCAAGAAGCTGGGAGAAGCAGATAAG TGTCTGGTTGATGGTGCTGATGAATACTTGCAGCTTCTTGACACAGTCAGCACTACAATGCAAGCTTTTTGTAACATGCCGGAAGGATTTGCTTATGGGAGTTAG
- the LOC112767391 gene encoding uncharacterized protein: MGVEDGSFRKPGAVPFKWEIKPGVPVHHNHHTYHNHHDHQEPQVQSPEPPSPKLRPPPAGLYPFSLAEPRTRSFRSSPRVRSDRWRFDRPLITRPETVSAGCFFSPLLRRLSSKKAGSKRFAKPDKESQSVSELETLSRWSLSSRKSLSPFRVSTSSSSVASSPRLVGDAEWAGFGLF; this comes from the coding sequence ATGGGTGTGGAAGATGGTTCATTTAGAAAGCCAGGTGCAGTTCCATTCAAGTGGGAGATAAAACCTGGTGTACCAGTACACCACAACCATCATACCTACCATAACCACCACGACCACCAAGAACCACAGGTTCAGTCGCCGGAACCACCATCGCCAAAGCTCAGGCCACCTCCGGCAGGGTTATATCCATTTTCCCTGGCTGAGCCGCGGACCAGATCCTTTCGGTCGAGTCCGAGAGTACGGTCCGACCGGTGGAGGTTCGACCGGCCGCTTATTACCCGACCGGAAACCGTGTCGGCTGGTTGCTTCTTCTCGCCATTGCTAAGGAGATTGTCGAGCAAGAAGGCGGGTTCGAAACGGTTTGCGAAACCCGATAAGGAATCTCAAAGTGTTTCGGAGCTCGAGACGCTTTCGCGGTGGTCGTTATCGTCGAGAAAGTCGTTATCGCCGTTTCGGGTTTCGACGTCGTCGTCTTCGGTTGCATCTTCGCCCCGACTCGTTGGCGATGCTGAATGGGCCGGGTTTGGGCTTTTCTGA